A stretch of Thermomicrobium roseum DSM 5159 DNA encodes these proteins:
- a CDS encoding Uma2 family endonuclease: MQAIEQRERLLTAEDLEGLPEQPGVRYELDEGKLVEMPGAGGIHAAIVVRLVLLLHQFVTSRRLGFVFGDGLGYILRRNPDTVRIPDVSVVRRERVPAAGIPEGFWPGAPDLAVEIVSPHDRAEEVHERVRDYLGAGVRLVWVLWPKSRTVTVYWPDGTARELGPDEKLTGGDVLPGFEMTVSDLFLVSPEASSGE; encoded by the coding sequence ATGCAGGCGATCGAACAGCGGGAACGTCTCCTGACAGCCGAGGATCTCGAGGGACTCCCCGAACAGCCGGGAGTTCGGTACGAGCTGGACGAAGGGAAGCTGGTGGAGATGCCGGGCGCTGGGGGAATCCATGCGGCGATCGTCGTGCGGCTCGTCTTGCTGCTCCACCAGTTCGTCACGAGCCGGCGGCTCGGTTTCGTGTTCGGGGACGGTCTCGGCTACATTCTCCGTCGGAATCCGGACACGGTGCGGATTCCGGACGTATCGGTGGTGCGGCGGGAGCGGGTACCGGCGGCGGGGATCCCGGAAGGGTTCTGGCCGGGGGCGCCGGACTTGGCGGTAGAGATCGTCTCGCCGCACGACCGAGCGGAGGAGGTGCACGAGCGGGTGCGGGATTATCTCGGGGCGGGGGTGCGGCTGGTCTGGGTGCTCTGGCCGAAGAGCCGGACGGTGACGGTGTACTGGCCGGACGGGACGGCGCGCGAGCTCGGGCCGGACGAGAAACTGACTGGCGGTGACGTGCTCCCCGGTTTCGAAATGACGGTCAGTGATCTCTTCCTGGTCTCCCCGGAAGCGTCTTCCGGGGAATGA
- a CDS encoding universal stress protein: MSEIPLAHILVPLDGSSLAEQILPVAAGLVRACGRELILLHVLEPSPPERIHGQPHLATAEAAARYLDRISRELAEQRVFCRIAVIAADNAAVATVIARQARALGADLIALTTHGRGGLRGLLFGRIAQQVLQQAERPTLVLRATERSVSLLPETPQHLLIPLDGSPASEHVLPFAWQLARCLAATVTLARVVPTLEHLSFSESAPAVFLPTATAALLELERQHAEQDLQHLAATAPAGLPVTVVVRQGDVVAELAALATDVDLVVMTTHGRAGLPGWLAGSVAARLLERVTIPLLLVPIGRQETSTI; this comes from the coding sequence ATGAGCGAGATCCCGTTGGCGCACATCCTCGTTCCCCTCGATGGCTCATCGCTGGCCGAGCAGATCCTCCCCGTCGCCGCTGGACTCGTCCGTGCGTGCGGCCGCGAACTGATTCTCCTCCACGTCCTCGAACCGTCCCCGCCCGAACGGATCCACGGTCAGCCGCACCTCGCGACGGCCGAAGCCGCTGCCCGTTATCTGGACCGAATCAGCCGGGAACTGGCCGAGCAGCGCGTTTTCTGTCGCATCGCGGTGATCGCTGCCGACAACGCTGCTGTCGCCACCGTGATCGCTCGTCAGGCCCGAGCCTTGGGCGCTGACCTCATCGCGCTCACGACGCATGGACGAGGCGGCCTGCGCGGCTTGCTCTTCGGGCGAATCGCCCAGCAGGTCCTCCAACAGGCCGAGCGTCCCACGCTCGTCCTGCGTGCGACGGAACGTTCCGTCTCGCTCCTCCCCGAGACACCCCAGCATCTCCTCATTCCGCTCGACGGTTCACCAGCGAGCGAGCATGTCCTCCCGTTCGCCTGGCAGCTGGCCCGATGCCTGGCCGCAACAGTGACGCTGGCTCGCGTCGTACCGACACTCGAGCATCTCAGCTTCAGCGAGAGTGCTCCCGCCGTCTTTCTCCCCACGGCCACCGCTGCGCTCCTCGAACTCGAGCGCCAGCACGCCGAGCAGGATCTCCAGCACCTCGCTGCCACTGCACCCGCCGGCCTCCCGGTCACGGTGGTCGTCCGGCAAGGCGATGTGGTCGCGGAACTCGCCGCACTCGCGACCGATGTCGACCTCGTGGTCATGACGACGCATGGTCGAGCCGGCCTTCCCGGCTGGCTGGCTGGGAGCGTGGCCGCCCGCCTCCTCGAGCGGGTCACCATTCCGCTCCTCCTCGTGCCGATCGGCAGGCAAGAGACATCCACGATCTGA
- a CDS encoding Nramp family divalent metal transporter: MRGLASVLPYLGPAFVASVAYIDPGNYATNIESGAQFGYTLLWVILAANLAAMLIQSLSAKLGIATGRNLAELCRERFPRPVVWLMWIVAELVAMATDLAEFLGAALGFALLFHFPLLIGGILTGITTFAILALERYGHRPIEAVITSLVGVIAGCYVVETVLERPDWNAIARHALIPEFAGPESVLLATGILGATVMPHVIYLHSALTQHRIVPRTPAEAQRIFRFEVLDVVIAMGIAGLVNAAMLIMAASTFHARGLSDVGTIEEAHRTLQPLLGPLASTAFALSLLASGLSSSTVGTMAGQVVMQGFLHRTIPVWLRRGITMLPALIAIALGLDPTRTLVISQVVLSFGIPFALLPLILFTADRALMGALVNRRPTTLVASILALLIIGLNLWLLWTTFTGSGA; encoded by the coding sequence GTGCGTGGACTCGCGAGCGTTCTCCCTTACCTCGGTCCAGCTTTCGTTGCCAGCGTGGCGTACATCGATCCTGGCAACTACGCGACCAATATCGAAAGCGGCGCTCAATTCGGCTACACCCTTCTCTGGGTCATCCTGGCCGCCAACCTCGCTGCGATGCTGATCCAGTCGCTTTCCGCCAAGCTGGGTATCGCCACTGGCCGCAACCTCGCTGAGCTCTGCCGGGAGCGCTTCCCCCGTCCCGTGGTCTGGCTCATGTGGATCGTCGCCGAACTGGTCGCCATGGCGACCGACCTCGCCGAGTTCCTCGGTGCCGCGCTCGGGTTCGCTCTCCTCTTCCACTTTCCGCTGCTGATCGGTGGCATCTTGACGGGAATCACGACGTTCGCCATCCTCGCGCTGGAGCGCTACGGACACCGGCCGATCGAAGCGGTGATCACGAGTCTCGTCGGTGTCATCGCCGGCTGCTATGTCGTGGAAACGGTCCTCGAGCGACCGGACTGGAACGCCATCGCTCGCCATGCGCTCATCCCGGAGTTCGCCGGCCCGGAAAGCGTGCTGCTGGCCACCGGAATTCTCGGAGCGACCGTCATGCCGCATGTCATCTACTTGCACTCGGCACTCACCCAGCATCGTATCGTGCCGCGCACGCCGGCCGAAGCACAGCGCATCTTCCGCTTCGAGGTGCTCGACGTCGTGATCGCCATGGGCATCGCTGGGCTCGTCAATGCTGCCATGCTCATCATGGCAGCTTCGACCTTTCATGCCCGCGGACTCTCCGACGTCGGGACGATCGAGGAGGCCCACCGCACGTTGCAGCCATTGCTCGGACCATTGGCCAGCACCGCGTTCGCGCTCTCACTGCTCGCGTCGGGCCTTTCCTCCTCCACGGTCGGCACGATGGCCGGTCAAGTGGTGATGCAAGGCTTCCTTCATCGGACGATCCCCGTCTGGCTCCGCCGGGGAATCACCATGCTCCCGGCCCTCATCGCCATCGCGCTCGGGCTCGATCCCACACGCACGCTCGTGATCAGCCAGGTCGTCTTGAGCTTCGGCATCCCGTTCGCGCTCCTCCCACTGATTCTCTTCACCGCCGATCGGGCACTGATGGGTGCACTGGTGAACCGGCGACCGACGACACTGGTGGCGAGCATCCTCGCTCTCCTCATCATCGGGCTCAACCTCTGGCTGCTCTGGACGACATTCACGGGAAGTGGCGCATGA
- a CDS encoding HEPN domain-containing protein: MARRAGDWFAQAAHDLELAELAAKHGRHEWACFAAQQAAEKALKALHLQLGQAVWGHAVTRLLEELPLAVPEELRDAARRLDAYYIAPRYPDAFPEGPPARYFGPQQSEEAIRHARAILDFVRAAMA; this comes from the coding sequence ATGGCACGCCGAGCAGGAGACTGGTTCGCGCAAGCAGCCCACGACCTCGAACTCGCCGAGCTGGCGGCGAAGCACGGTCGGCACGAATGGGCCTGCTTCGCCGCCCAGCAGGCAGCCGAAAAGGCGCTCAAGGCGCTCCATCTGCAGCTCGGACAGGCTGTCTGGGGACACGCCGTGACGCGACTTCTGGAAGAGCTTCCACTCGCCGTTCCGGAAGAGTTGCGCGACGCGGCTCGGCGGCTGGATGCCTATTACATCGCGCCACGGTACCCGGATGCCTTTCCGGAGGGACCACCAGCACGCTACTTCGGCCCGCAGCAGAGCGAGGAGGCGATCCGTCATGCCCGTGCGATCCTCGACTTCGTCCGTGCTGCGATGGCCTGA
- a CDS encoding nucleotidyltransferase domain-containing protein — MPVRSSTSSVLRWPDRAAVLAAVERWARELELPGLVAVGVFGSYARGDWGVGSDVDLVVIVERSARPPIERPLDLPLEKLPVPAEAIVYTREEWERLPETSPHFAAVLAREAVWVFGRPDRLAGSGPEEALPPPGRADQRTDELP, encoded by the coding sequence ATGCCCGTGCGATCCTCGACTTCGTCCGTGCTGCGATGGCCTGACCGCGCGGCAGTGCTCGCTGCGGTCGAGCGGTGGGCGCGGGAACTAGAGTTGCCAGGGTTGGTCGCTGTCGGTGTGTTCGGCTCGTATGCACGTGGCGATTGGGGAGTCGGTAGCGACGTCGATCTCGTCGTGATCGTCGAGCGGTCAGCACGGCCCCCGATCGAGCGGCCGCTCGATCTGCCGCTCGAGAAACTGCCGGTGCCGGCGGAAGCGATCGTCTACACGCGGGAAGAATGGGAACGTTTGCCGGAGACCAGTCCGCACTTCGCAGCGGTCCTGGCACGCGAGGCGGTGTGGGTCTTTGGGCGGCCAGACCGGCTGGCAGGAAGCGGCCCGGAGGAAGCGTTGCCTCCTCCGGGCCGCGCTGATCAACGGACCGACGAGCTTCCCTGA
- a CDS encoding metallophosphoesterase family protein — MTRRQHDPLLIADLELPEESAREWATSSGYGAYLDVLRANGQMSTPTPTPTPSPTPTPAPTTTPTPTPTPPPTTNGATTVVAVGDIACDPGSSSWNNNNGTATACRHKYTAELAKRLAPAYVLALGDLQYEDGALAKFQQSYDPTWGQLKTLTKPVPGNHEYQTSGASGYYDYFGALAGDRSKGYYVFDLGNNWIAIAINSNCSKVGGCGAGSPQYQFVQNVLQANRGKNVLVFLHHPYWTTGNYYGQYKSSLGDLYRLFDQYGVDLSLAGHDHNYQRYAIQNADSVCNTGSVRHFVVGTGGKNVYDADVHAADEPCDEVRIDNAYGVLKLVLYSDHYEWAFVREDGTVLDQGSSSVR; from the coding sequence GTGACTCGTCGCCAACACGATCCACTCCTGATCGCTGACCTCGAGTTGCCAGAGGAATCGGCACGAGAGTGGGCAACCAGCTCCGGTTATGGTGCCTACCTCGACGTCCTGCGCGCGAACGGGCAGATGAGCACTCCCACCCCGACACCGACCCCGAGTCCGACACCAACTCCGGCACCGACCACGACGCCGACGCCCACACCGACACCACCACCCACCACCAACGGCGCCACCACGGTCGTCGCCGTCGGGGATATCGCCTGCGATCCTGGCTCCTCGAGCTGGAACAACAATAACGGCACCGCAACAGCCTGCCGTCACAAGTACACCGCCGAACTCGCCAAGCGCCTCGCACCCGCCTACGTACTGGCGCTCGGTGACCTCCAGTACGAAGACGGTGCCCTCGCCAAGTTCCAGCAGAGTTACGATCCGACCTGGGGCCAGCTCAAGACGCTCACCAAGCCGGTACCGGGTAACCACGAGTACCAGACATCCGGAGCGAGCGGATACTACGACTACTTCGGCGCGCTCGCCGGTGACCGCAGCAAGGGCTACTACGTCTTCGACCTCGGCAACAATTGGATCGCGATCGCGATCAACTCCAACTGCTCCAAAGTCGGCGGCTGCGGCGCTGGTTCGCCCCAATACCAGTTCGTCCAGAACGTGCTCCAAGCCAACCGCGGCAAGAATGTTCTCGTCTTCCTCCATCACCCCTACTGGACAACTGGCAACTATTACGGTCAATACAAGTCCAGTCTGGGTGATCTCTATCGCCTATTCGACCAGTACGGCGTCGATCTCTCCCTGGCTGGGCACGACCACAACTACCAGCGGTATGCGATCCAGAATGCCGACTCGGTCTGCAACACTGGCAGTGTCCGTCACTTCGTCGTCGGTACCGGCGGCAAGAACGTGTACGATGCCGACGTCCACGCCGCCGACGAACCGTGCGACGAGGTGCGCATCGACAACGCTTATGGCGTCTTGAAGCTCGTGCTCTATTCTGACCATTACGAGTGGGCATTCGTCCGCGAGGACGGAACCGTGCTCGATCAGGGAAGCTCGTCGGTCCGTTGA
- a CDS encoding TIGR03668 family PPOX class F420-dependent oxidoreductase, with product MAVTLPPLVRTFLEQQRVGHLATVSRGGEPHVVPVCYVVADDTIYTPIDEKPKQPGRTLRRVRNIEETGRAALVVDRYDEDWTQLGWVLLRGRAELLAPGSPEQARAVELLRQRYPQYQAMRLETQSMIALRIERVSVWGKLE from the coding sequence ATGGCAGTGACCTTGCCCCCACTCGTGCGAACCTTTCTCGAGCAGCAGCGGGTCGGGCATCTGGCCACGGTGAGCCGCGGTGGCGAACCGCACGTCGTCCCGGTCTGCTATGTCGTCGCGGACGACACGATCTACACGCCGATCGACGAGAAGCCGAAGCAGCCGGGTCGCACGCTCCGGCGGGTCCGCAATATCGAGGAAACCGGTCGCGCCGCTCTCGTCGTCGACCGGTACGACGAAGACTGGACGCAGCTTGGCTGGGTGCTCCTTCGCGGGCGGGCGGAACTCCTCGCGCCGGGATCTCCGGAACAGGCGCGTGCGGTCGAACTCCTGCGCCAGCGCTATCCGCAGTACCAAGCGATGCGACTGGAAACGCAGTCGATGATCGCGCTCCGGATCGAGCGTGTCAGCGTGTGGGGCAAACTGGAGTGA
- a CDS encoding cupin domain-containing protein — translation MERVVIYPEEILEGAPMQQRDRSVRDLKLIYPETGFRAMTLCLGVVEIEPGHHSPLHRHNCEEVYYVVQGMGELESDGVRYPLRPGCAALNRPNVLHRVFNTGSETLRLVVVAGIMLVPLLPQWPTPSPYEVFEGDTAGTD, via the coding sequence ATGGAGCGGGTGGTGATCTATCCGGAGGAAATTCTGGAAGGTGCACCGATGCAGCAACGGGATCGCTCGGTGCGCGATCTCAAGCTCATCTACCCGGAGACGGGTTTCCGTGCAATGACGCTGTGTCTCGGCGTGGTGGAGATCGAACCCGGACACCACAGTCCCCTGCATCGACACAACTGCGAAGAGGTCTACTACGTCGTGCAAGGGATGGGCGAGTTGGAATCGGATGGGGTGCGCTACCCGCTGCGGCCAGGCTGCGCCGCACTGAACCGCCCGAACGTGCTGCATCGGGTGTTCAATACGGGAAGCGAAACACTCCGCCTCGTCGTGGTGGCCGGGATCATGCTGGTTCCCCTCCTCCCGCAGTGGCCGACTCCCTCGCCGTACGAGGTGTTCGAGGGCGATACGGCCGGGACGGACTAG
- a CDS encoding DUF4242 domain-containing protein codes for MPLFLAEYRIDATDRAQLEPLFAVIDRATREGGGEVIEFQVGQDLAVLYAVLEHADGQALRHELERAGAAPHDFAPVRLVGQSLDEVKAQRGAANYLVEWDLPASLTMEAYLQRKAEKSPLYAQVPEVRFLRTYVREDMAKCVCLYAAPDEEAVRRARQVVSAPVDRLTRVCS; via the coding sequence ATGCCGTTGTTTCTCGCGGAATACCGCATCGATGCGACCGATCGAGCGCAGCTGGAGCCGCTCTTTGCGGTGATCGACCGAGCGACTCGGGAGGGAGGAGGCGAGGTTATCGAGTTTCAGGTGGGCCAGGATCTGGCTGTGCTCTACGCGGTACTCGAGCACGCTGATGGCCAGGCTCTCCGCCACGAGCTCGAGCGAGCGGGCGCGGCCCCGCACGATTTCGCGCCGGTCCGCCTGGTCGGCCAGAGTTTGGACGAGGTCAAGGCCCAGCGTGGTGCAGCCAATTACCTGGTCGAGTGGGACTTGCCGGCTAGTCTCACGATGGAGGCTTATCTCCAGCGCAAGGCCGAGAAGTCGCCGCTCTACGCCCAGGTGCCGGAGGTGCGTTTCCTCCGCACCTATGTCCGCGAGGACATGGCGAAGTGCGTCTGCCTCTACGCGGCGCCGGACGAGGAAGCGGTGCGCCGGGCGCGACAGGTCGTCAGTGCCCCGGTCGATCGTTTGACGCGCGTCTGCTCGTGA
- a CDS encoding acyl-CoA/acyl-ACP dehydrogenase, translating to MTGTLAATLIDRAFQERLGALLEERAPWIDAAELPAQSTVRLLVTEGLLPTVERASPRVPAPFDLLRAGELLATVAWFDLASAFSLWCHMMTMLYLAWAEPGSVLREQWLGELTRAERDGSTALATALGHAQTGRPLPVQASGHASGGLVLNGFVPWASNLTERFLVVTPVQSGSDTLVVAVPSETPGVFVEPYPRLLALQATASTTLRFQDALVASEFVLARDALAFLRTVQPAFLALQASFCWGLAARALAEARGHLRGVNVVFEPDIAEAEAELTAAARALRSLLAQALGSADHELRCRALELRLATMRLACRAVALEAKTKGGQAYRAESGTARRLRESLFLPIQTPTEGQLLWELQRSNWST from the coding sequence ATGACCGGGACGCTCGCGGCGACGCTGATCGACAGGGCGTTCCAGGAGCGACTCGGCGCGTTGTTGGAAGAACGCGCACCCTGGATCGACGCAGCTGAGCTCCCTGCCCAGTCGACGGTGCGTCTGCTGGTAACGGAAGGGTTGCTCCCGACGGTGGAACGCGCGAGCCCCCGCGTGCCCGCGCCGTTCGATCTTTTGCGTGCGGGGGAGCTTCTCGCGACCGTGGCCTGGTTCGACCTGGCCAGTGCTTTCTCGCTCTGGTGCCACATGATGACCATGCTGTACCTCGCCTGGGCGGAGCCTGGCTCTGTTCTGCGCGAACAGTGGCTGGGCGAATTGACACGAGCCGAGCGTGACGGAAGCACAGCGCTGGCGACGGCGCTCGGTCATGCGCAGACAGGACGCCCCTTGCCGGTGCAGGCGAGCGGGCACGCGAGTGGCGGGCTCGTCTTGAACGGTTTCGTTCCCTGGGCCTCGAACCTGACGGAACGCTTTCTGGTGGTGACGCCTGTGCAATCAGGCTCGGACACGCTGGTCGTAGCGGTACCGAGCGAGACACCAGGCGTGTTCGTCGAGCCGTATCCGCGGCTGCTCGCCCTGCAGGCAACCGCAAGCACGACGTTGCGCTTCCAGGACGCGCTGGTCGCCTCCGAGTTCGTGCTGGCTCGCGATGCACTGGCCTTCCTGCGCACCGTGCAACCAGCCTTTCTGGCGCTGCAAGCGAGCTTCTGCTGGGGATTGGCGGCCCGGGCACTCGCCGAAGCACGAGGACACCTCCGCGGTGTCAACGTGGTCTTCGAGCCGGACATCGCCGAGGCCGAAGCGGAGCTCACCGCGGCAGCCAGGGCGCTACGGAGCCTCCTGGCGCAGGCGCTCGGGTCGGCGGATCACGAACTCCGCTGCCGAGCATTGGAACTCCGGTTGGCCACGATGCGCCTGGCTTGTCGGGCAGTAGCGCTCGAGGCGAAGACCAAAGGCGGGCAGGCCTATCGGGCGGAGAGCGGGACAGCGCGGAGGCTCCGCGAGTCGCTCTTTCTCCCGATCCAGACACCGACGGAAGGACAACTCCTATGGGAACTGCAGCGATCGAACTGGTCGACGTGA
- a CDS encoding ABC transporter ATP-binding protein: MGTAAIELVDVTKTYGHGRRVRAVLAGVSCTIPFGAVTVLLGPSGVGKSTLLRLMAGLEAPSSGVVRYGTGIEPRRDVRLVFQEPNLLPWLTVADNVTLGFRFALNRGRADFGLVAELLDRLGVSELAEVYPETLSGGQAQRVNLARALATRPRLVLLDEPFAALDPVTRRESQRWLRELVAELGLTAVLVTHDLEEALAVGDQLILLGGQPASVVGWWQVAEYAPDELRRALLNGYGMVQGSAASVESFVVGRFR, from the coding sequence ATGGGAACTGCAGCGATCGAACTGGTCGACGTGACGAAGACGTATGGACACGGGCGGCGTGTCCGCGCGGTACTCGCCGGCGTGTCCTGCACGATCCCGTTCGGAGCAGTCACCGTGCTGCTCGGGCCGAGCGGAGTGGGGAAGTCGACGCTGCTGCGCCTGATGGCGGGCCTCGAGGCACCGTCCAGCGGCGTCGTGCGCTATGGAACGGGCATCGAGCCGCGCCGCGATGTGCGACTGGTCTTTCAAGAGCCGAATCTTTTGCCCTGGTTGACAGTCGCCGACAACGTGACGCTGGGGTTCCGCTTTGCGCTCAACCGCGGACGAGCGGACTTTGGCCTCGTCGCCGAGTTGCTCGACCGCTTGGGGGTGAGCGAGTTGGCCGAGGTGTATCCGGAGACGCTTTCCGGTGGGCAAGCTCAGCGTGTCAATCTGGCGCGCGCACTGGCTACCCGGCCCCGCCTCGTGCTGCTGGATGAGCCGTTTGCGGCGCTGGATCCCGTGACGCGACGCGAGTCCCAGCGCTGGTTGCGTGAACTCGTCGCTGAGCTCGGACTCACTGCCGTGCTGGTGACCCACGACCTGGAGGAGGCATTGGCGGTAGGAGACCAGCTCATCCTGCTCGGTGGTCAGCCGGCGAGCGTCGTCGGCTGGTGGCAGGTGGCCGAGTATGCGCCCGATGAACTCCGGCGTGCCCTGCTGAACGGGTACGGGATGGTGCAGGGTTCAGCAGCATCGGTCGAGTCGTTCGTGGTGGGGAGGTTTCGGTGA
- a CDS encoding ABC transporter substrate-binding protein, translated as MKRGMTRRTFLRRAATTLSLTPLLAACGSAEKSETPATSSAAGGSPTVVVPSQRTSTATASGQLRIGYLPITDAAPLLLAHAKGFYREEGLSVEQPTMFRSWAQVAEAFQARQVDVVHLLMPLAIWMRFGQQVPVKLVAWDHVNGSALTVAERIERLEDLAGATVAIPFWYSIHNVLLQRLLERAGLRPILEGQPSASERTVKLVVLAPADMAPALANGSIAGYIVAEPFNALAEVQKAGKILRFSGDVWLDHACCVVMLHEEECVSRPDWAQAVVRAVVRAQRFARENRAEAAQLLAKRGDRGYLPQPLQAIERVLLDHDHDRYVREGVIRHPEWSAARIDFRPYPFSSYTAALIEHLRRTRVQGDASFLQQLDPLRAHEELVDDRFVRQALTEEGGPAVFGLPESLEREELIDP; from the coding sequence GTGAAGCGAGGAATGACGCGACGGACGTTCTTACGTCGAGCGGCGACCACGCTCTCGCTCACTCCGCTCCTCGCTGCGTGCGGCAGTGCAGAAAAGAGTGAAACTCCGGCAACGAGTAGCGCCGCTGGGGGTAGCCCGACGGTCGTGGTACCCAGCCAGCGGACGTCCACGGCCACCGCGAGCGGGCAACTGCGTATCGGTTACTTGCCCATCACTGATGCGGCCCCGTTGCTGCTCGCTCATGCGAAAGGATTCTATCGAGAGGAAGGTCTCTCTGTCGAACAGCCGACCATGTTCCGGAGCTGGGCGCAGGTTGCCGAAGCGTTCCAGGCACGACAAGTCGACGTCGTTCATCTCCTGATGCCACTGGCCATTTGGATGCGTTTTGGGCAGCAGGTGCCTGTCAAACTGGTGGCCTGGGATCATGTGAACGGCTCGGCACTCACGGTGGCGGAGCGGATCGAGCGCCTGGAAGATCTTGCCGGCGCGACCGTTGCGATCCCCTTCTGGTACTCGATCCACAACGTGTTGCTCCAGCGTTTGCTGGAGCGAGCAGGGTTGCGCCCGATTCTGGAAGGCCAGCCCTCGGCCAGCGAGCGGACGGTGAAACTCGTCGTGCTGGCACCGGCGGACATGGCTCCGGCACTGGCGAACGGCTCGATTGCTGGGTATATCGTAGCCGAGCCGTTCAATGCGCTCGCGGAAGTCCAAAAAGCAGGGAAAATCCTGCGCTTTAGCGGGGATGTGTGGCTGGACCATGCCTGTTGTGTCGTCATGCTGCATGAGGAGGAATGCGTGTCGCGCCCGGACTGGGCTCAGGCGGTGGTGCGGGCGGTCGTACGAGCGCAGCGGTTCGCCCGCGAGAACCGTGCCGAGGCGGCGCAGCTTCTCGCCAAGCGAGGGGATCGCGGGTACCTTCCGCAACCGCTGCAAGCGATCGAGCGTGTCCTGCTCGACCATGACCACGACCGCTATGTCCGAGAGGGAGTCATCCGTCATCCGGAGTGGAGCGCTGCACGGATCGATTTCCGTCCCTACCCGTTTTCCTCATATACGGCGGCGCTGATCGAGCATTTGCGACGGACGCGTGTCCAGGGTGATGCCAGCTTCCTCCAGCAGCTCGATCCCCTGCGCGCCCACGAGGAACTCGTCGACGATCGTTTCGTCCGGCAGGCTCTCACCGAGGAAGGTGGGCCGGCTGTCTTCGGGTTACCGGAATCGCTCGAGCGGGAGGAGCTGATCGACCCATGA
- a CDS encoding ABC transporter permease, with the protein MTVRHHVRETLVGLAGIALLVLFWWAATSFLPPVGAFARRFAPEFALRALGELAASGLLWPHLVASAQRVGVGLALSALLGIPLGVVIGSVPWIARLLGPSLQLVRMVSPLAWMPLALLVFGAGSRSVVFLIVLATLWPIVLSTADGVMRVDPRWLLVGRSLGASRWELLRTIVWPGIRPRVLGGMRLAVGVAWIVLVPAEMLGVDSGLGYAILDARDRLDYGELMAVLLVIGMSGLALDGLARVVLRERPLVRRRGRRESLVVAVAERGN; encoded by the coding sequence ATGACGGTACGGCACCATGTCCGAGAGACGCTCGTCGGACTCGCCGGCATCGCGCTGCTCGTCCTGTTCTGGTGGGCAGCGACCTCGTTTCTCCCGCCGGTGGGGGCTTTCGCTCGCCGCTTTGCCCCCGAGTTCGCGTTGCGAGCGCTCGGTGAACTCGCGGCGAGCGGCCTGCTCTGGCCGCATCTCGTGGCGAGCGCTCAGCGAGTCGGTGTTGGGTTAGCGCTGAGTGCGCTCCTGGGTATTCCGCTCGGTGTGGTCATCGGGAGTGTCCCCTGGATCGCCCGGCTCCTCGGTCCGAGCCTGCAGCTCGTCCGCATGGTCTCTCCGCTGGCCTGGATGCCGCTCGCGCTGCTCGTTTTCGGTGCGGGGAGTCGTTCGGTCGTGTTCTTGATCGTTCTGGCGACGCTCTGGCCGATCGTTTTGAGCACTGCCGATGGGGTTATGCGCGTGGACCCTCGCTGGTTGCTGGTCGGACGGAGTCTGGGGGCTTCCCGGTGGGAACTGCTCCGCACCATCGTCTGGCCGGGGATACGACCGCGTGTCCTGGGCGGAATGCGTCTGGCGGTCGGTGTGGCCTGGATCGTCCTCGTGCCAGCCGAGATGTTGGGTGTCGATTCCGGCCTGGGTTATGCCATCCTGGACGCACGGGACCGGCTCGACTATGGTGAACTGATGGCTGTACTCCTGGTGATCGGAATGAGCGGTCTCGCCCTGGATGGCCTGGCACGGGTCGTCCTGCGGGAGCGGCCTCTCGTACGCCGGCGAGGACGGCGCGAGTCGCTCGTGGTCGCGGTTGCCGAACGAGGAAACTGA